In one Gossypium hirsutum isolate 1008001.06 chromosome D09, Gossypium_hirsutum_v2.1, whole genome shotgun sequence genomic region, the following are encoded:
- the LOC107892492 gene encoding protein-lysine methyltransferase METTL21C encodes MDIALFSPSSLFADAEEVSVDEEVTDVHQSFVERRHQFPGMELVIREFSFHQLNANLLWPGTFAFAEWLVQHHSWIEGRRCLELGSGTGALAIFLKKSFNLDITTSDYDDQEIEENIAHNCQANGIKPVLPHVKHSWGETFPSAEPDWDLIIASDILLYVKQYPNLIKSLSFLLKSYKSKDDKAIPSVGNDQSSGMCMGLAVPAFLMSWRRRIGKEDESLFFTGCENAGLEVKHIGSRVYCIKPRENMVSTTGSIDD; translated from the exons atggacatAGCACTCTTTTCTCCGTCTTCACTTTTTGCCGATGCCGAAGAAGTCTCTGTTG ACGAGGAAGTTACAGATGTCCATCAGAGCTTTGTGGAGAGGAGACACCAGTTTCCTGGCATG GAGTTGGTTATTCGAGAATTTTCCTTCCACCAGTTGAATGCTAACTTACTCTGGCCAGGTACGTTTGCATTTGCAGAATGGTTAGTTCAACATCATTCATGGATAGAAGGTCGTCGTTGCCTTGAATTGGGAAG TGGGACTGGAGCTTTGGCTATTTTCCTTAAGAAATCATTTAATCTTGACATAACAACATCAGACTATGATGATCAGGAAATTGAAGAGAACATAGCTCATAACTGCCAGGCAAATGGAATTAAGCCTGTCCTTCCTCATGTAAAGC ATTCATGGGGGGAAACCTTTCCAAGTGCTGAACCAGACTGGGACCTTATCATAGCAAGTGATATCCTATTGT ATGTCAAGCAGTACCCTAACTTGATAAAGTCTCTCTCTTTTCTCCTAAAATCTTACAAGTCAAAAGATGACAAAGCTATTCCTTCTGTAGGAAATGACCAGAGTAGCG GAATGTGTATGGGGTTGGCTGTACCGGCATTTCTAATGAGCTGGAGACGCAGAATTGGCAAGGAGGATGAATCACTCTTCTTCACCGGCTGTGAGAATGCTGGTCTTGAAGTAAAGCATATTGGATCCCGCGTGTATTGCATCAAACCAAGAGAAAATATGGTGTCCACCACTGGTAGTATTGATGATTGA